The genome window TGCGTCGCCTTCGTTCCGAAGGGGGCTCGGAGGCGGAGCGGAGTCTTCGGCTGACGGACCGGCTGATCGTGGAGGGGCTTCTGTTTTCGGGGCTGCGGAATTCGGAGTTCTGCGCGCTCGCTTGTCAGGAGACGGTGCTCGGATGGCGGGAGTCGGTGTTTCGAGTTGTCGAGACCCGGAAGCAGGATCGGACGGTCCACGTGCCGCGATTCGTGAGCGATCTCGTCGAGGAATACGCGCGGGAGGTCCGGCCGCGGATGCTTCGCGAGGAGTTCGATCCGGACGACCTCTCGCTACCGCTTCTGGTGAACGAGCGCGGGCGGCCGTACGAGCGGACGTCGCTCTATCGGCGCGTGCTCCGAATCCTCTCGGACAGCGGTTTCGGAGCCCGGGCCAGCGTGCAGCTTCTGCGGCACACCTACGGATATCTCGCGTACAAGCAGACGGGCGGAAACCTGCTGTTCGTTCAGCGGCAGCTCGGCCACGCCCATCCCATGGTCACCTCGGTCTACGCCGAGTTCGTTTCGTTTCCGGAGCCCGAACTGACCGAGAAGACGGCGGCGCTGTTTCTTCCGGATCAGGACGGCCCGGCGCGTCCGCGGCGGAGACGCCGCGCGAAGGCGACATGAGTCGAGCGATCCGCGGGCAGCCGGCCGCCGCGAGGCGGCTTGGCGGAGCGTCTTCGCTTTCCGATGTCCTGTTCCCCGTCACGAGTTCCCGGAGGAGTATCCGATGCCGTTGACCAGCCATCAGCTTGAAATCGTCCGCCAGGAGATCGCCGAGTGTCTCGGCGTCGAACTGGACGAGTTGACCCCGGAGGCGAACTTCTTTGAAGACCTCGGCGGCGAATCGATCGATCTTCTGGACCTCTCGTTTCGAATCGAGAAGACGCTCGGAATCCGGCCCGACTTTTCCTCGGTCCGGGACCAGTTGAATCTGGCCGCCGACGAAAGCGGTTCGTTGACTCCGGAATCGGTGGAGCGGATCCGGTCGGCGTTTCCGGGGATCAGTCC of Planctomyces sp. SH-PL14 contains these proteins:
- a CDS encoding acyl carrier protein is translated as MPLTSHQLEIVRQEIAECLGVELDELTPEANFFEDLGGESIDLLDLSFRIEKTLGIRPDFSSVRDQLNLAADESGSLTPESVERIRSAFPGISPLPAGPITAKGLFTISVIEALIGRVVADQTEPLV
- a CDS encoding tyrosine-type recombinase/integrase; the encoded protein is MDEPWHLTRSSFLDDVEVAELLRRLRSEGGSEAERSLRLTDRLIVEGLLFSGLRNSEFCALACQETVLGWRESVFRVVETRKQDRTVHVPRFVSDLVEEYAREVRPRMLREEFDPDDLSLPLLVNERGRPYERTSLYRRVLRILSDSGFGARASVQLLRHTYGYLAYKQTGGNLLFVQRQLGHAHPMVTSVYAEFVSFPEPELTEKTAALFLPDQDGPARPRRRRRAKAT